A stretch of Candidatus Poribacteria bacterium DNA encodes these proteins:
- the dgoD gene encoding galactonate dehydratase has product MKIAKIEQFYPRRRMRLVKITTDTGIVGWGETTLEGKPKSTWAAVEELSDYFIGKDPLRIEHHWQHVYRSAFFRGGNILMSALSGIDQALWDIAGKYHGLPAYQLLGGAVRDRIRVYAHWGIGSLTDEGKASAKERLEFLQKKGGYTAFKSGPGGKWRGHEPPAVIDEFVARAYLMREWVGPDVELAFDFHGKMTPALAIEICHELKGMRPMFVEEPIPQENVDALKQVSDHVPFPIATGERLLTRWGFREVFEKQAVAYLQPDTSHAGGITELKKIANMAEVYYMHIAPHCAIGPVAFSASLHVDAVVPNFLIQEQIDDGLGAGLLTEAWQVTDGHIALPTQPGLGFEIDEKEAERILDTYPEELGGEFYYDTDGSVADW; this is encoded by the coding sequence ATGAAGATTGCTAAGATTGAACAATTCTATCCACGTCGCCGGATGCGTCTCGTGAAAATTACAACGGACACCGGCATCGTCGGATGGGGAGAAACCACACTTGAAGGTAAACCCAAAAGTACGTGGGCGGCTGTCGAAGAACTCTCCGACTATTTTATCGGCAAAGATCCGCTCCGTATTGAACACCATTGGCAACACGTTTACCGCTCTGCCTTTTTCCGAGGCGGAAATATTCTCATGTCTGCCCTGTCCGGTATCGATCAGGCGTTGTGGGACATCGCCGGTAAATACCACGGCTTACCTGCCTATCAACTCTTAGGTGGTGCGGTGCGCGATCGTATCCGCGTTTATGCACACTGGGGTATCGGAAGCTTGACAGATGAAGGAAAAGCATCCGCGAAAGAACGCCTCGAATTCTTACAGAAAAAAGGGGGCTACACCGCGTTTAAAAGTGGTCCCGGTGGTAAATGGCGTGGGCATGAACCTCCTGCAGTGATTGATGAATTTGTGGCGCGTGCCTATCTTATGCGTGAATGGGTGGGTCCCGATGTCGAACTCGCCTTCGACTTTCACGGTAAGATGACTCCCGCCCTTGCAATCGAGATTTGTCACGAACTTAAAGGGATGCGCCCCATGTTCGTAGAGGAACCCATCCCGCAAGAGAATGTTGACGCCCTTAAACAGGTGTCCGACCATGTGCCCTTTCCAATCGCGACTGGGGAACGTTTGCTCACCCGCTGGGGGTTTCGAGAGGTATTTGAAAAACAGGCGGTCGCTTACTTACAACCCGATACTTCACATGCTGGCGGCATCACTGAACTGAAAAAGATTGCGAACATGGCAGAGGTCTATTACATGCACATCGCGCCGCATTGTGCGATCGGACCCGTCGCTTTCTCTGCCTCCCTTCACGTTGATGCCGTTGTCCCGAACTTCCTAATTCAGGAACAGATCGACGACGGTCTGGGGGCAGGTTTATTGACTGAAGCGTGGCAGGTCACAGATGGCCATATTGCGTTGCCGACACAGCCGGGACTCGGTTTTGAGATCGATGAAAAGGAAGCGGAACGGATACTTGATACCTATCCAGAGGAGCTCGGTGGCGAATTTTATTACGACACCGATGGCAGCGTCGCGGATTGGTAG